CTTCAACTATACCATCTTTGCAAGGGATTAAATTTTTCACCAAATGAGTAAAAAGCACACTTGTTGATTGAGAATACTCTATCAAATTACAATATTTAGTACTTGCTAGAAACTGCACCGTAGCAGCAAGTAAAATTCCTGTAGAAAAACCATGCGGGACTAAATCACAACCATATTTTAAAGATATTTTTTCAATTTCTAACATAGTGTCAAAACCACCGCATCTAGTAATATCAGGTTGCACAATAGAAACTTTTGACTTTTTAATAAAATTTTCAAACTCATTTAGCGTGTAAAAACTCTCTCCACCCGTAATCTTACAAGGTAAGTGTTCGCTAAGTCTTGCATAATCATAAAAATTATTTGCACTAACTGGTTCTTCTATCCACTCTAAGTTATATTCTTCAATTTCCAAAAATCTTTCTCTTGCATAAGAAAAATTTTTCCAAAGCCCTACTAAGTCAATACTAAGTTTAATATCATCACCCACTGCACCTCTAATATTCTTGATAATCTCTTTATCAGCTAATGCATTATTACCAAAGCCTGCACCACCAAATTTTAATAGTTTAAAACCTTCTTCTTTTAAGTATTTTACTCTAGAAATATTTTCTTCCATATTTTCACTCGGAATAAAAGTAGCGTATGCATTTAAAAAGTCTTTTCTTTTTCCACCAAGTATAGTAGCTACACTTACACCATAAATTTTTCCAAGTAAATCATATAAAGCAATATTTATTGCACTTAAAGCACAAATTAATGCTCCGCTAAGTCCATAATACGCACTTCCCTCAATCAAATCATCCATAATCTTCTTAATATTTCTTGGATCTTGTCCTATTAAAATTTCACTTAAATTTCTGCAAGATCCATGAGTACTAGGTTGCTCAAACATTATCTTTAAAACTGCCGCAGCACTATCACTTTCTCCTATTCCATAAAGATTATTATCTGTATAAATTCTTAATATAAAGGCATCTTCACCCCACTCACAAGACTCATCAAAAGTTTTTGTCCTTAACCATATAGGTTCAACCTTTGTAATTTTCATTATCCATCCTTTTTATCCATTTAATAAGCCCATAAAAGCTAATAGCAAGTATTACCAAAAAAGGAGCAGCACTCAAAACAACTGCAACTTTTAAGGTATTTAAATCTGCATTTATATAAAGCATTGCTAGAGGAATTAATCCAAGCATAATACACCAAAAAACTTTTAAATATTTACTAGGATTTTCACTATCTATTTTTGTGCTTACACAAGAAATAGTAAATGCAGTAGCATCCATATGAGAAGCCAAAAATACCATCATAAGCAGGAAATAAAAAAGAGCAAAAATAGTACCAAATGGTAGTGTTTTTACCAATGCTACCACTCCAGCTTCTCCAGCATTTGAACTAATAAAATTTGGAACATCTAAGATTCCACTTTGAAAAATATCTATTGCATATGAACTCAAAACTCCAAAGAAAAACCAAGTCCCAATACATCCACCCACAATAAGACCAAAAATTACTTGACGAATGGTCCTTCCTTTAGAAATTTTTGTCACAAAAATACTAACAGCAGGAGTGTAAGTAATCCAATAAAGCCAATAAAAAACTGTCCAATCAGAATTAAAGCTACTTACACCAGTAATATCATTATATAAGCTCATTGAAACATAATTACTAAAAAATACCCCTATACTATTTATTATATTATTTAATATAAATACACTATCTCCTAAAATAAATACCAATATTGCAAACACAAAACACAAGATACAAGATATTTTAGCAAGTTTTGCCATACCACTTGATAATCCAACAAAACTAGAAAAGGTAAAAACAGCTGTAACAATAGCTAAAAGAATAAATTTTAAATAAAAACCATCATTAATATCAAAAATTCCAGAAAGTCCAGCACTAATTGTAATTATAGAAAGGGTTGTAGTAAGCACAAGTCCACCAAAAGTACTAAATAAAAACACAACATCGATGATTTTATCAAGCACTATATTTTGATTAATATGCAAGATATTTGCTATTAAACTTGAAATTTTTAAATTTTTATTTTTAAAAATATAAAAATGAAAACACATTGCAATAGAACTTAAAGCATATACAGCCCAAGGCGTAATACCCCAATGCAAATACACAAAAGAAGTTGCACTTCTTAAAGCTTCTGTAGATTTTGGAGTAATATTTAATCCAGGTGCTAAATAATAATATGCCCATTCCATAAATGCCCAATACATAGTAGCAGATCCAAGTCCTGCACAAATAAACATAAAAATCCAAGCAGTATTTGAATAAGGATTTATCCCATCGCCTAATTTAATATTACCTATTTTAGAAAAAGCCAAGTAGAAAATAAAAACTACACAAATAAACTCAAAAAGTTGAACAAATGAGCCAAACATATGTGTAAGCTTGCTAAAAAGAAAATTTGCTACTTCTAAAGCTTTACTAGGATTTATAAGTAAAATTACAATCACCATAAAAACCGCCAAAATAGATGTCACTATCAAAAATAAATCATAAGTTTTTTGATTATTTTTTTGCATAAATCTCCTTTTTGTTTCAAGTAGTAAATATATAGTATTTTCTTATTTTAAAATAAAACTTAAAGAAACTTTTATCATAAATGCATTAAAAGCCATACCTTAGTATTTGCAAATATTTTTTACTATAATAAAAAATTATTTAATCAATAAATTATTGCTACTAAAATACACAAATAAATAATGTTATTTCTCAAAATACAAAAATATTTAAAAAAATATCTTACATTGAAATTAAACACAAAAAAAGGAGGAATACATGTGGCAAGGGAGAAATGATGGTGATGAAATTATCCATAAACGATTATTTAAATGTTTAAATCACTCTTCAAATAATAAATTATTAGGCTTTTGTTCATCATTGGGTGTGCAGAGAAATAATGGTAGAATTGGAAGTGAATTAGCACCAAAAATTATAAGAAAGAATATGGCAAATTTTGCTATACATGATGATTTTGATTTTGATGATTTAGGAGATATTGAAAATTTTGATACCCTAGAATTAGGCGATGAACTACTTTATCACAAGTGCTTAGAAATTTTACATAATAATCATTATGGTGTAATTTTAGGAGGTGGACACGAAACATCTTTAGCTTGTATCAAAGCGCTTTTAGATTACAAAAAAAGTGTAGGAGTTATAAATTTTGATGCACATTTTGATGTAAGAATTCAGGAGTTACATACTTCTGGAAATTCTTTTTACAAAGCTTATGAATATGCAAAAGAAAATAATTATAATTTTTCTTATCTTTGCTTGGGTGCAAGTAAATTATCTAACACAAAAGCACTTTTTCAAACTATGGATAATATGAAAGCAAGTTATGTTTTAGATACTGAATTTGAAAAATGTATAGAAGTCATTAAAAATTTCTTAAAACAAAATGAAGTTGTTTATTTAAGTATTGATATGGATGTATTTTCACAAAGCGTAGCTCCTGCTGTAAGCGCCCCTGCTGTTTTTGGTATCAATTTAAAAGAAATTTTAACTCCGATAAAAATTATTTTTGAAAGCAAAAAAGTTGCTTTAGCAGATATTTGTGAATTTAATCCTAAATTTGATATAGACAATCACACTGCAAAAATCGCTGCTTATCTAGCATATTTTTTATTAAGTAAAGGAATGATATGAAATTTGATAGTTTAAGTGTATTAGCTATTAGTATCGGGGTTTTATTGTTTGGTATGTTTTTGAAAAAACGTTTTTTAATCTTAGAAAAATTTTGCATTCCCGCACCAGTTATAGGTGGATTTTTAATCAGTATAATCATTTGGATTTTAAGTTTTATTGAGATTAAAGTTGATTTTGATACAAGTTTACAAACTCCTTTAATGGTAGCTTTTTTTACCGTAATAGGATTAAGTGGAAGTTTTAAACTCTTAAAAGTAGGAGGAAAAGTACTTTTAATCTATCTAGGTTGTTGCTGGTTTATGGCTTTAATGCAAAATTTTATCGGCATTTCCATGATGAGTTTATTCGATTTAAATAAACTATATGGAATTTTATGTGGTGCTGTTTCTTTGGAAGGAGGACATGGAAATGCTATAGCTTTTGGAGGTATGGTTGAAGAATTAAGTGGCTTAAATAACGCTAAAGTTTTAGCAGTGGCAGCAGCAACCTTTGGACTGATTTCAGGGTCTTTGCTCGGAGGTCCTGTAGCAAAATATCTTATAAATAAACACAAATTAAAAATCACAACTAATCAAGATATTAAAGATATAGATCCTCTAAAGCATGAAATTCACAATGCAAATTATAAAGATTTTTTAAAATCTTTATTTTTAATATTATGTATTATGTGTATTGGATTTTTTTTAAGTTCCAAATTTACACAATATAGCGGCTATTCTTTGCCTAGTTATGTTGGTGCCATGCTTGTTGCTATTGTTGTAAGAAATATTAATGATTCTTTTAATATTTTCAAGCTAAATCAATATACAATAGATACTATAAGTGAATTAAGCCTTGGTATTTTTTTAACTATGGCTATGATAAATTTAAAAATAAACGAACTAAGTGCTGTTGCTACACCTCTTTTTAT
The nucleotide sequence above comes from Campylobacter lari. Encoded proteins:
- a CDS encoding mandelate racemase/muconate lactonizing enzyme family protein, with the protein product MKITKVEPIWLRTKTFDESCEWGEDAFILRIYTDNNLYGIGESDSAAAVLKIMFEQPSTHGSCRNLSEILIGQDPRNIKKIMDDLIEGSAYYGLSGALICALSAINIALYDLLGKIYGVSVATILGGKRKDFLNAYATFIPSENMEENISRVKYLKEEGFKLLKFGGAGFGNNALADKEIIKNIRGAVGDDIKLSIDLVGLWKNFSYARERFLEIEEYNLEWIEEPVSANNFYDYARLSEHLPCKITGGESFYTLNEFENFIKKSKVSIVQPDITRCGGFDTMLEIEKISLKYGCDLVPHGFSTGILLAATVQFLASTKYCNLIEYSQSTSVLFTHLVKNLIPCKDGIVEVNDAVGIGVILDENLIEKYRINIKI
- a CDS encoding BCCT family transporter, translated to MQKNNQKTYDLFLIVTSILAVFMVIVILLINPSKALEVANFLFSKLTHMFGSFVQLFEFICVVFIFYLAFSKIGNIKLGDGINPYSNTAWIFMFICAGLGSATMYWAFMEWAYYYLAPGLNITPKSTEALRSATSFVYLHWGITPWAVYALSSIAMCFHFYIFKNKNLKISSLIANILHINQNIVLDKIIDVVFLFSTFGGLVLTTTLSIITISAGLSGIFDINDGFYLKFILLAIVTAVFTFSSFVGLSSGMAKLAKISCILCFVFAILVFILGDSVFILNNIINSIGVFFSNYVSMSLYNDITGVSSFNSDWTVFYWLYWITYTPAVSIFVTKISKGRTIRQVIFGLIVGGCIGTWFFFGVLSSYAIDIFQSGILDVPNFISSNAGEAGVVALVKTLPFGTIFALFYFLLMMVFLASHMDATAFTISCVSTKIDSENPSKYLKVFWCIMLGLIPLAMLYINADLNTLKVAVVLSAAPFLVILAISFYGLIKWIKRMDNENYKG
- a CDS encoding formimidoylglutamase, which gives rise to MWQGRNDGDEIIHKRLFKCLNHSSNNKLLGFCSSLGVQRNNGRIGSELAPKIIRKNMANFAIHDDFDFDDLGDIENFDTLELGDELLYHKCLEILHNNHYGVILGGGHETSLACIKALLDYKKSVGVINFDAHFDVRIQELHTSGNSFYKAYEYAKENNYNFSYLCLGASKLSNTKALFQTMDNMKASYVLDTEFEKCIEVIKNFLKQNEVVYLSIDMDVFSQSVAPAVSAPAVFGINLKEILTPIKIIFESKKVALADICEFNPKFDIDNHTAKIAAYLAYFLLSKGMI
- the gltS gene encoding sodium/glutamate symporter; this translates as MKFDSLSVLAISIGVLLFGMFLKKRFLILEKFCIPAPVIGGFLISIIIWILSFIEIKVDFDTSLQTPLMVAFFTVIGLSGSFKLLKVGGKVLLIYLGCCWFMALMQNFIGISMMSLFDLNKLYGILCGAVSLEGGHGNAIAFGGMVEELSGLNNAKVLAVAAATFGLISGSLLGGPVAKYLINKHKLKITTNQDIKDIDPLKHEIHNANYKDFLKSLFLILCIMCIGFFLSSKFTQYSGYSLPSYVGAMLVAIVVRNINDSFNIFKLNQYTIDTISELSLGIFLTMAMINLKINELSAVATPLFITLIVQVLALLFFTIFIVFRLCGKNYDSAIMCAGLMGHGLGATPNAVANMNAVCSRYNLTSRQAFLIVPLCGAVLIDIVAIPLNTYLINIFS